A genomic segment from Thermoplasmatales archaeon encodes:
- a CDS encoding UbiA prenyltransferase family protein, giving the protein MKIKPWLMLMRPFTLIAPFISIFFGVLLQLSVYKSLDIFWQNFDKIFFASLALSFAQAVGQIMNQVEDVEIDRANKKGYRPIASGEISIEKAQLMALILSIFTVIIGFIINTYYGVFMLVFLFSGILYNLEPFRLKKRLWLNTASLAISRGLLPVPAAWCVVLPEHVFDKIPWLLGSVIAIWVLAWQNTKDFDDIEGDKKHGIITPAVYHGIKNLSFIILILSIFAFILLGLYIKIGLFPIEMSALFILFIPTARMLYKLFKSDFSPVSLENNELWVSFYLTLAGFYIISAAAYLIKPYLSLFT; this is encoded by the coding sequence ATGAAAATAAAACCCTGGCTAATGCTTATGAGACCATTCACTCTAATCGCCCCATTTATATCTATATTTTTTGGTGTTTTATTGCAGCTATCAGTTTATAAAAGCTTGGATATATTCTGGCAGAATTTTGATAAAATATTTTTCGCGTCTCTCGCACTATCTTTTGCACAGGCGGTTGGACAAATAATGAACCAAGTTGAGGATGTGGAAATTGACAGGGCGAACAAAAAAGGATATAGACCGATTGCAAGCGGAGAAATAAGCATAGAAAAAGCCCAGTTAATGGCTCTCATTCTTTCAATTTTTACAGTTATTATTGGATTTATAATCAATACATATTATGGAGTTTTCATGCTCGTCTTCCTTTTCTCGGGAATTTTATATAACCTCGAGCCATTTAGACTAAAAAAGAGACTCTGGCTGAATACTGCATCTCTTGCGATATCTCGTGGGTTGCTCCCTGTGCCCGCTGCGTGGTGCGTGGTTTTGCCTGAGCATGTATTTGATAAAATTCCATGGCTTCTTGGGAGTGTAATTGCTATATGGGTTCTTGCTTGGCAGAATACAAAAGATTTTGATGATATTGAGGGGGATAAAAAGCATGGCATAATTACGCCTGCTGTCTATCATGGCATAAAAAATCTATCCTTTATAATTCTCATTCTTTCAATTTTTGCCTTCATTCTTCTCGGCCTATATATAAAAATTGGTCTATTTCCTATAGAAATGTCTGCTTTATTTATTCTTTTTATACCAACTGCAAGGATGCTTTATAAATTATTTAAATCAGATTTCTCCCCTGTAAGTCTTGAAAACAATGAACTATGGGTTAGCTTTTATTTAACTCTTGCAGGTTTTTATATAATATCCGCAGCCGCTTATTTGATAAAGCCCTATCTATCTCTATTCACCTAA
- a CDS encoding tRNA uridine(34) 5-carboxymethylaminomethyl modification radical SAM/GNAT enzyme Elp3, with translation MISRLHIHKIFAERLSQEIKKGNVKSKDDVVRIKKLIARDLGINVPPNSEILPFVKDEEIKEILVRKPIRTISGVAIVAVMSKPFSCPHGRCLPCPGEPPQSAQSYTGYEPASLRAKRNNFDPYLQVKDRLRQLSCIGHPSDKIDLIIMGGTFPARDFLYQEWFIKRCYDAMNDANSEGIEKAKKLNEKARHRCIGLTIETRPDWCRLQHVEKMLEFGATRVELGVQILDDKILYEIDRRHTVKDVIDATMLLKNAGFKVCYHIMPGLPYSSMENDIECFKKIFIDERFRPDMLKIYPTLVVKSSKLYERWKKGEYKAIEESEAVEIISEMKKYVPEWVRIQRVERDIPSNLVEAGVKKSNLRELVKKRMEENGLKCRCIRCREVRNRKVEDVDLIRRDYIASGGREIFLSIEGREDDVIIAYCRLRIANNFAIVRELKVHGPMVEIGKRNYEKWQHRGYGKVLMNKAEEIAEKSKKRKIYVLSGVGAKEYYRKMGYSDDGFYMSKNLGE, from the coding sequence ATGATTTCTCGGTTGCATATACATAAGATATTTGCAGAAAGATTATCGCAGGAGATTAAAAAAGGAAATGTAAAAAGCAAGGATGATGTAGTAAGAATAAAAAAATTAATAGCAAGGGATTTAGGAATAAATGTTCCTCCAAATTCAGAAATATTGCCTTTTGTAAAAGATGAAGAAATAAAAGAAATTTTAGTCAGAAAACCTATCAGAACGATTTCGGGTGTTGCAATAGTTGCGGTAATGAGCAAGCCTTTTTCCTGCCCCCACGGGCGGTGCCTGCCTTGTCCTGGCGAGCCCCCGCAGAGCGCGCAGAGTTATACAGGATATGAACCTGCGTCGCTGAGGGCGAAAAGGAATAATTTTGACCCATATCTGCAAGTAAAGGACAGGCTGAGGCAACTCTCTTGCATAGGACATCCGAGCGATAAAATTGATTTAATTATAATGGGTGGAACTTTTCCTGCAAGAGATTTTCTTTATCAGGAATGGTTTATAAAGAGATGTTATGATGCAATGAATGATGCAAATTCTGAGGGCATTGAAAAAGCAAAAAAATTGAATGAAAAAGCAAGGCATAGATGCATCGGTCTCACTATTGAAACACGCCCTGACTGGTGTAGATTGCAACATGTTGAAAAAATGCTTGAGTTTGGGGCGACAAGAGTTGAGCTTGGAGTGCAAATTCTTGATGATAAAATTCTTTATGAGATAGATAGGAGACATACAGTAAAAGATGTTATAGATGCAACGATGTTATTAAAAAATGCTGGTTTTAAGGTATGCTATCATATTATGCCCGGCCTTCCTTACAGCAGCATGGAAAATGATATAGAATGTTTTAAAAAAATTTTCATTGATGAAAGATTTCGCCCTGATATGTTAAAAATTTATCCAACTCTTGTTGTTAAATCATCTAAATTGTATGAAAGATGGAAAAAAGGAGAATACAAGGCAATTGAGGAGAGTGAGGCGGTTGAAATAATCTCAGAAATGAAGAAATATGTGCCTGAATGGGTTAGAATACAGAGGGTGGAAAGGGATATACCTTCTAATCTGGTTGAAGCTGGAGTAAAGAAGAGTAATTTAAGGGAATTAGTGAAAAAAAGAATGGAAGAAAATGGCCTAAAATGCAGGTGCATAAGATGCAGGGAAGTTAGAAATAGAAAGGTTGAGGATGTTGATTTGATAAGGAGGGACTATATAGCGAGCGGTGGAAGAGAGATATTTCTCTCAATAGAAGGCAGGGAAGATGATGTAATTATTGCATACTGCAGGCTCAGGATAGCAAATAATTTTGCTATTGTCAGAGAATTAAAAGTTCATGGTCCGATGGTTGAAATTGGAAAAAGAAATTATGAAAAATGGCAGCATCGTGGTTATGGAAAAGTTTTGATGAATAAAGCTGAGGAAATAGCCGAAAAATCAAAAAAGAGAAAAATTTATGTTTTAAGTGGTGTGGGTGCAAAAGAATATTATCGCAAAATGGGCTATAGTGATGATGGATTTTATATGAGTAAAAATTTAGGTGAATAG